In Lycium ferocissimum isolate CSIRO_LF1 chromosome 3, AGI_CSIRO_Lferr_CH_V1, whole genome shotgun sequence, the genomic window CACACGGTCTCGCAAAATCACCATATTCTCAGGCTCTTAAAGAGTCACTTCAGTGGAATTTGcccctgaaaaaaaaaaaaaaaaggctcctGAGTAATAGCACTCTGAGTCAGCAAGAATATTCCTAAATCTACCcttttttgatattatttttaaatatatctacataataaaaaatttgaagaaaaaagtaaGAACTTGGAACGAAAGACATTACACATAAGAATTAGCCCAGTAATATTAACGGAACaattttgatgatgaaattcCTTTTTTCGGTAACAATGATATGCTAGTTCACTTGCTTGCTTACCGGAGACAAATGGAGTATTATTTACTTTTACTACAATTGAAAAGTTCATCTACTATGGATTTCATCTTTTATCGACCCTATGTCACAACCTAAGGTGCaattttgatgatgaaatttATTCCGACATTGAcgacaacatacccaatgtaattaCATTAacatttgtattttgaaaaaatgagCCCTTATACAAGACCTCTGCCAAATCTAGCAGGGCCCTGCATTTTTCTCTCaatgaaaattataatttgtctGACCATTTAAATACAAATTCTAAAAGCATGAAAGTGAAGGATTGCAGCAATATACCTAACTCCTAACTAGGGAATTCATTTTAATTGTTCATCCTCAAATATTTTCCTGATAGCCAAAGTAATCTCATGTATATCAGtgatttaagaaaatttggaaataaatgAGGCAAAAATTTGAGAAGAGAGCTTCCCCAGCATCCTAGTACAGTTGATCACCTTCTGCTGTAGCGGACATGGCAACGCTCGTGATCAGACTTGCATTTAAGCTGTCTTCACTTTGTGGTTCAATCAAACACTAAATGCTTATTAAATTCTCAGGCTACAAAATTGAACAGTGATGGCGGCTACTTCGTCGACCACCTAGGCTCCACTTGTTACCTTTTTCCTGACTATTCTTTTTCTCCGAGCCTTAGGAGCTGGTGTTTCCCCCTCAGAAGCCGAGTCAGTCTGACCCTGTTTGATCCCAAGAAGACCAAGACCCGAAACTATGGCATTTTTGGATAAGAACCATTTTGAAGAAGTCTGATCAAGACCCTCAGTAGGTCTACTATAAGCCTTCAAGACATCATCTGAATGGGCCAGTGGATCCACCTCTACACCAAGCCAAGCTAGTCTTGATGTCTCTCCTACTTGAACATTCAAGACCCTGCATACATTTGGCTGATTATTAAGCAAGAAAAAATCGAACCCAATGAGCACCAAAATTAACCCTCTAAATCGAAGACATTGCATCCTTTTATCCTTTCAGTTCTTAGGATAACAGAAACTACTTTTATATAACCAAGGCCAATCTAGTTTTAATGGACACTAAGATGGTGCAGACTGTGCAAACATTTAAGCACTATCGGAAGAATCAACAAACACTACAAGTGCAAATCATAAACAGCAATGCAATTTTACACCTTTTGCTATACTGTAGGTACTGAAGCATTCATTCTTTTCCAAAACAAAAGTAGCAAATTGAGACAAGCTGTTTCTGCATGGAGCATACTCCTAGTTTTTCTACTCATAAgattatatcattttttttccttttgtcagtatatcatttttgtgtTAAGGTTGCAAGAACCTTACTCTCCCTAAGCTCGGTAAGCCTACATGAACTACCAAAACATGAACTGTAGTTGACAAATAAACTTTGCACTcgttgaaaaaagaaaaagagatacTTTCAAGTCTTGCATATGCTACCGCCATTTATTTTACTGAAAGTATACCTCAGGGCAGTGCTGAAGAAGAGAGCCACCCCAATAACATCAAAGTGGTTAACTACAGCTCTGTCAAATCCAGACAAGAGCTGATAACGGAGGTTCGCATAAAGACCAAGAAAGGCACCATAACCAAGCGCGTTACTGCTCACAGATGGGATAGTCACCGACAACCTAGCAAACAATAGTAGCAAAAGAGAATTAGACAGGAAGATAAGGTGTCAGTCTGGTATTTTACCTTTAAAAATAGGGAAATTAAATTGCCAAATATGCCAACCAATATCTACCTTCCCTCCTTTTTAGTGGCAACAAGGTTTGATAGAGCCCCTTGGACAGCTCCTGCAGTGAGTCCAACCATACAGAACTCTGCAGCCTTATAGAAAAAGGAATGAACTCTCTTCTGCAAGTCAAATTCTCTTAGTGGATAACTCTTTTCAAAGACATTGTTTGGAAGCTTCTGTAATGTGTTTTGCAAATCAAACTTGAATGTGTTTCCATATGAACGACAAGGAGCAAGCGACCAAACAACAATAGCATTGCAAGCCGTTACAGTAAGCACATTAAGAAGGGCAAGATCCCATTCCTGCTTTATCctagattaaaaataaaaaaaaaggggaaacatGTTTGTTTAATATCCTGCATGAGCACTTAAATGAGTTTTATTTCCTTGAACTGAACAAGTATACCTCTCCTTACGGTTTTTTACCTCCCACCAAACTGAGCAACCAATTGTACTGGCTTGCTCTAGAAGCAGCTTGTACAAAAATGCCGGATCTGCAATCATCCTGTGTTAAAGATTCATAGAAAATCAGGCAACTAGAAGCATCAATGTAAATCTGCAAGCTGCTCTTGAGGTGAGAAAATTGAAAACAGAAAACATAACAAGCTATTTAcgtttttgaaaataaatgaaccAACTCCCtctcaaaggaaaaaaaaaaaatcaaccaaCTGAGGTTTTTCAAGTTCAGCTCGTTGAACAATTGAGCACAAACTGAGCTTGAACTTGAACTTGGGTCGTGTCATAAATAGACGAGCTGTCCATGTTCTGTTCACAGATGCCTCAGCTCATTAACACCCCTGCTCAAAGCTTTCAAGCTTTTGAAGGAAAAGACAAGATCCCCCTTCCCCTGCACTCCCCCTCCTTCACTGAAATCCCAACTACAAAAATTTAAGAAGGATAACCAATTATGTCAATTcctcccaattttttttttatttttttttatttgagacTTGTAACAGTTAATCTATATATCCACAGGTGTACTACATCAAAATATGTAGTCCCCCTCCAAAAGGTTACATTTACAGCATTGATCTCTACAGTTTTCTATTCTTACTAGAGATCTAACACATCAAAAATATCTTCTGTCTGACCTAGAATTtcctgtttacaccaaaaataaaaaagagctaGAAAGTTCATCTTTAAATTCTGTAAATTGTTCTGCTTGTTCTCAGAACATCTCTGGTTCCTCTCTTTCCAAGCAGTCCACCAGATTCATGATGGGACAATCTTCCATCTCTCCTCTTTTCTTGTTACATTCCCATCCCTGTTCCAGCGCTTTAACACTCCTTCTATGCTCCCAGGCTTCACCCATCTGATCTTCCTTAGGTTGATAAACATCCTCCACAGCTGGTCTGTCCATTTGCAGTGCAAGAAAAGATGACTGATTGTCTCATTATGATCCCCACACAAAAAACATCTAGAACATAAGTGAAAACCTCTTTTGTTCAGGTTTTCATGAGTCAACACTGCCTCTTTTGCCAACAGCCAGTTAAAACAGTTCACTTTATAAGGTACTTTTGTCTTCCATatcatcttccatggccatCCTTCTTCTTGAAAACTTGATACATACAGGTCTTTGTATGCTGAGTTTACAGTAAAAATTCCTTTACTATCCTTCTTCCATTCCAGAGTATCCCTTTCCCCTGTTAAGTTGATGAATGCTGCCATTGTATTGTGGAATTCTGCTCCTCCTATTTTAAGATGCAAACATTCCAGAATGAAGCCGCATTTTGGATATATCTATAAATTTTGGAGCTCTGTTATTTGTTCCCAACTATAGCGTACCACTTTCACTGAAGCAAAATGCTTTCCAAGCAGCATATTCTCTTATGAAACTAAGATCTAGGGGCCCACAAGTAAACTTCAGCTCCATTTTACATTACACTCCATGCTCATTGATAATAATCTCCAATAAGCATGACAATCCGTGATGGATGAGTGCTGGGGAATTTCTTTTTTCACCCCTATACTAGGTTCATTTCATGTTAAGAGAACAACCAAAGTATCCTCATATCTTCTTTAGGTGAGGCGCGGTAAGAAGCAAAAGCATGATCGCCAGTAAGAAAATGCTTGTTAACCAAACTTCTTTGAGGCCTCACAGTAAAACATCATAGGCTACAATCATAAGAGGGATTTCTAAATACATCTAGCAGTGGACAACAGTCTCAGTGTAGCATAAAGTAAAGAAGGCAACAGTTGGAATATCATCTTCAGAATAAACCTAAACTGGGAAATGGGCAGAGTTGCTGCTTTTTCTGGTCTTTTTTCCTCAGTTCCAAATTTAAACAACAGTGAAGATAATTTAATTTGGACGGGGCAGTAGAGAGATGGTTCCTATTCAGTGAAGTCATGTTACTGCATGTTAGTAAAAGAATCCAACCAAGAAACTTATGGGTCTTGGAAGAAGGTTTGGAATTCTAAGGCACCAGTGAGAGTAATGTGTTTTACATGGCTAGTTATCAGAGAGGCTTGTCTAACTCAAGACAACTTGCAAAAGGGGCATATAAGGCACCAAAGAAACTAATGTGCTTTACATGGCTAGTTATCAGAGAGGGACATATAACTAGCCAGCAAATGCTTTTCTATTTGGAGGAGAATCAGAATCAAGTTCAAGCAaacatctctttttttttcttttttttttcctcaatgtCCTTTCGCTTCTCAAATTTGGCATATGTTCTTCAATGTTTTGAACCTGAAATAGGTCATCCCTAATTCACCTGCTGATCTGTTACCATGCTGGCACAAAAAGGGCTAATTCTAAGAAACTGAAGAATGCTTGGAACTGCATACATGCATGCATGGTGGTGCATTTAGAAGGAAAGAAATCGAAGATGCTTTGAAGGTAACAACAACTCTGTACTGAAGATCAAAATCTGAATGTATACTTTTGATTTCATTTTAGTGTAAAGTGGAAGTCGATAGATGATGCGAAACCCCTATGCAGTAAATCGAATCTTTTGCAGCTTAGTTTTTCTGGGGTTTCGATTGTTTTATTTTTCGCCCTCCCTTTTTGAATGTAATCACAGCACTTTCTTAGTGCTAGTCTTTGACATCAATAGTACGTacaatttcaaaagaaaaagctaaTCAATTTGCATAATGCTTGGATCGGCAAAGTAATTTCTCCAACGCCAGCAATCATACATACACTGAATATCTAATAGAAATGCTTTTGTCCAGCATTTTTGCCTTTCTAAgtgttttgggacttgggtaaTGTGGTACCTGCCAATGAATGCCCTTGATAATCCTTGAGGAAGTGACCGGGAAATAAATCTAGCTGTTGTCGGCCTGGCATTAATGGCAAGAAATTTCACCATTTGGGCAGAGCTAACTAAACCCTGGATTAAAAGTACGACTAAAGTTAGACATACACTAATGCAACTACATAACTACATTACATAAAGTAACTTGCCATTTCATAGGCTTGCCGCAACCCAGCTGGTAAATCCATCATTGTCTTCTGCCACTCATTTAGCACGGCATCAACAAATTTCCGATCAAACAACTGAAAAATGAGAGATTATGAGAGGTACAATAATGTTACAAGTTTATTACAGGAGTTACTAGAAACTATTTCCATCTGCAGAAGCCTCTTACCTCTTGAAGTATCATTCTTCTCCTAAATAGTCCACCCTCATCTCCCTCATCACCATCATCAAAGTCATCAaagtaatcatcatcatcaccatcatcgtCACctccatcaccaccaccatgaTTTAAATTCTTTCCCATATTTCCACCTCCTCCACCGGTAGAAAGCTGTGATTTGCACGACATTAGCCAATTTTTTCAATACCCAAAGAGTTACCAGATTGTACCACTAAGTCTACCACGAAAGCTTAAGATCAGGCAAAACACAGAGAACAAGGTTCTTAAACATAGGTGGAATATTCTCTCATCATATAAAGCAAACACATGCCAAATTCACACCATCTAAGCCAGTTGACGCACATTAATTTTTTGCCATGTTCTTTACTCACTCTTTCCAATTCATTGAGGAAGGAGATGTTTTCGAACCAAATTAGCAAGGAGATGCATTTGGTAAAGGCATATAAGACATCTAGGATGCTTTAATCAACTTCAGATTCAAGTATTTTGGACACGTATTTTCACTTatagttagttagttagttatATCCGATAAGTTTTTAACATTAGCTCCTTATTTTTTTGCCTGAAAGCACATAAAGAAACAGAAACGTTGCCAGATCTAATTTCTCTGTGCTGGATCCTGAACAGCACCAGGAAACCCACATTGCAAAACTCTCCATTCCTACCAAACATGCAGCGATGAAACAAACACATTTGCTCAGCTACATAATTTATTCTGTAGCGAAAGCAATGTGTCTACACCTCCATTCTTTTTCTAGCAACATATCTGAAGGAAAACTAAGATGAAACTACTcaagaatacaacaagaaacTTCAGTTCCATTCACATGGCCCAGTTTCACAACAATCAGATTTTGATATGCGATTATCTGTGGAACACTAGACACACCTGAAAAAAGCTTTTGGTGCTcatatataatactccctccgtcccaatttatgtgatatagtttgactgggcacgaagtttaagaagaaaagaagacttttgaatcttgtggtctaaaacaaaccaaagatatttgtgtggttatagatcatctcgttaagagtaaaaggtaaagtttaaagttgaattgttctcaaataaggaaatgtatcattctttttgggacggacTAAATAGGAaagagtatcacataaattgggacagagggagtaataagagatgaaaaatgatgttcCTACACAATCTCAAAGTTTTGACTAAAACTTCTACTTTAACAAAACCTTAACTCTAACTATGATTATTGAATTGGGGCTTTCTCAACACCGGACACCGTTAAAGCTGTTTTTCAGCTTCATGATTAGCAGTGTTTCTAAAAatgaaaagcgcaaaaaagcaaCAAGGTCTATGGGACTTGAATCCAAAAGCGAGAACTGAAGCACACTCCTTTGAAATGAAGCGCACAATTTACGAAATAAGAGAAgcactaaatatatatatatatatatatatatatatatatatatatatatatatatatatatatatatatatatatatatatatgtgctatACTAGTCCATTTGCACTTAAAATAACTAATTTCAACATCCAATAAATAAACAACAATGTTGTTACTAAATCAACTCCTCAAAGTTGAGACCTAAAGGACAGACCGCTCCACGTTGGGATCTCTTTGAGAGTCATTATTTGAAGCACGCTTCTCTGAAGCTCATGGCTTCACCCTAAAGCAAAGCAATAGACCCTTGCTTCGCATGACTTCACTGCTTTAAACCACGAAAAAATGTCTTTTTATAACTCTAGTTACAAACTGTGCAGATCA contains:
- the LOC132050101 gene encoding protein RETICULATA-RELATED 1, chloroplastic, which encodes MSHSVFQTAQIMPINNTQLIPTSTKSLLPRRASVPLVRKLNVIIKASSTSPLIDGSDAVAGLERCFQASPSVDSPSSSSSNTVMYAPVMKGGKYGALGAVTLEKSKLDLTQKQTKSSPELSTGGGGGNMGKNLNHGGGDGGDDDGDDDDYFDDFDDGDEGDEGGLFRRRMILQELFDRKFVDAVLNEWQKTMMDLPAGLRQAYEMGLVSSAQMVKFLAINARPTTARFISRSLPQGLSRAFIGRMIADPAFLYKLLLEQASTIGCSVWWEVKNRKERIKQEWDLALLNVLTVTACNAIVVWSLAPCRSYGNTFKFDLQNTLQKLPNNVFEKSYPLREFDLQKRVHSFFYKAAEFCMVGLTAGAVQGALSNLVATKKEGRLSVTIPSVSSNALGYGAFLGLYANLRYQLLSGFDRAVVNHFDVIGVALFFSTALRVLNVQVGETSRLAWLGVEVDPLAHSDDVLKAYSRPTEGLDQTSSKWFLSKNAIVSGLGLLGIKQGQTDSASEGETPAPKARRKRIVRKKVTSGA